Proteins encoded in a region of the Scomber scombrus chromosome 16, fScoSco1.1, whole genome shotgun sequence genome:
- the LOC133996237 gene encoding tripartite motif-containing protein 16-like, whose protein sequence is MAQEGVQLDRETFSCSICLDLLKDPVTISCGHSYCMSCIKSHWDGEDQRKIYSCPQCRQTFTPRPVLKKNIMLAALVEQLKKTRLQAAPADHCYAGPEDVACDVCTGRKLKAFKSCLTCSASYCENHLQSHYDAAPLKKHKLVEPSEKLQENICSRHDEVMKIFCRTDQQIICYLCSVEDHKGHNTVSAAAERTERQRELEVSRLNIQQRIQDREKDVKLLQQEGEAISLSADKAVEDSEKSFTQLICLLQKRSSDVKQQIRSQQETEVSRVKELQEKLQQEITELQRKDAELKQLSHTEDHNQFLHNYPSVSQLSEPTDSSSINIRPLRYFEDVTAAVSELRDKLQDILRDEWTNISQPEPEPEPEPKTRAEFLKYSREITLDPNTANMYLLLSEGNRKAERMSQEQSYPRHPDRFTSWCQVQSKESLTGRCYWEVEQRGGAEVAVAYKNISRAGRESGFGFNNKSWSLVCHTDSYTFLFNDVRTPVSGPGSSRVGVYLDHRAGILSFYSVSETMTLLHRVQTTFTQPLYAGLWVGNESTAELCKLK, encoded by the coding sequence atggcgcaggaAGGAGTTCAGCTGGACCGAGAAACTTTCTCTTGttcgatctgtctggatctactgaaggatccggtgactatttcctgtggacacagctactgtatgagctgtattaagtcacactgggatggagaggatcagaggaagatctacagctgccctcagtgcagacagaccttcacaccgaggcctgtcctgaagaaaaacatcatgttagcagctttagtggagcagctgaagaagactagactccaagctgctcctgctgatcactgctatgctggacctgaagatgtggcctgtgatgtctgcactgggaggaagctgaaagccttcaagtcctgtctgacgTGTTCagcctcttactgtgagaatcacctccagtctcACTATGATGCAGctccattaaagaaacacaagctggtggagccctcagagaagctccaggagaacatctgctctcgtcatgatgaggtgatgaagatattctgtcgtactgatcagcagattatctgttatctctgctctgtggaggatcataaaggccacaacacagtctcagctgcagcagaaagaactgagaggcagagagagctcgaggtgagtcgactaaacatccagcagagaatccaggacagagagaaagatgtgaagctgcttcaacaggaggggGAGGCtatcagtctctctgctgataaagcagtggaggacagtgagaagtccttcactcagctgatctgtctcctccagaaaagaagctctgatgtgaagcagcagatcagatcccagcaggaaactgaagtgagtcgggtcaaagagcttcaggagaagctgcagcaggagatcactgagctgcagaggaaagacgctgaactgaagcagctctcacacacagaggatcacaaccagtttctacacaactacccctcagtgtcacaactcagtgaacctacagactcatccagcatcaatatccgtcctctgagatactttgaggatgtgacagcagctgtgtcagagctcagagataaactacaggacatcctgagggacgaatggacaaacatctcacaaccagaaccagagccagaaccagagcccaagaccagagctgagttcttaaaatattcacgtgaaatcactctggatccaaacacagcaaacatgtATCTGTTACTATCTGAGGGGAACCGAAAAGCAGAGCGAATGAGTCAAGAACAGTCTTATCCTCGTCACCCAGACAGATTCACTAGTTGGTGTCAGGTCCAGAGCaaagagagtctgactggacgttgttactgggaggtggagcagagaggaggagctgaggtagcagtcgcatacaagaatatcagcagagcaggacgTGAATCTGGATTTGGATTTAATaacaaatcttggtctttagTTTGTCACACTGACAgttatacatttttgttcaaTGATGTTAGaactcccgtctcaggtcctggttcctccagagtcggagtgtacctggatcacagagcaggtattctgtccttctacagcgtctctgaaaccatgactctcctccacagagtccagaccacattcactcagcctctctatgctggactttgggTTGGTAATGAatccacagctgagttgtgtaaactgaaatag
- the LOC133996228 gene encoding gastrula zinc finger protein XlCGF57.1-like codes for MCSLQSVKLFVQQRLTAAVEEIFGHLDKTITEYEEEIHRRHRRLLDELLKAETKQRKAVLPLDVRKVNIGEEERQQKSSNLDQLDPDPPNVKEEQEELWTSQEGEQLQELEEADITKFTLSPVPVKIEDDEEKPQSSQLHQTLTEEIKTEADGEDCGGSEPDRNSHPDTHLLPDTDDKTSDSLKTETEDSDEWKETSEPQSDLKSPVSFNTRKKLFSCSECGKKFSQKGHMVIHLRMHTGEKPFSCSVCGKRLVCKGSLSRHMLIHTGEKPFSCSLCGKSFTQSGLEYHLKTHTGEKPFSCSICGKKFLCKGSLRKHKRIHTVEKSFSCSVCAKRFNRKVTLQLHMRIHTGEETFSCSECGKQFAFKRYLQRHLRIHTGEKPFSCSFCCFRFNKKANLQRHMRIHSRETV; via the exons ATGTGCAGCCTTCAGAGTGTGAAGCTTTTCGTCCAGCAGCGGCTAACTGCggctgtggaggagatatttgGACATTTAGACAAAACAATAACCGAGTATGAAGAGGAGATCCACCGCAGACACCGCAGGCTGCTGGACGAGCTTTTAAAAGCTGAAACAAAGCAGCGAAAAGCag TTTTACCTTTAGATGTACGAAAAGTGAACATTGGTGAAGAAGAGCGGCAGCAGAAGAGCTCCAATCTGGACCAGCTGGACCCAGATCCTCCAAATGttaaagaggaacaggaagaaCTTTGGACCAGTCAGGAGGGAGAGCAGCTTCAAGAACTGGAGGAGGCTGATATCACCAAGTTCACATTATCTCCTGTTCCTGTGAAGattgaagatgatgaagagaaacCTCAGTCCTCACAGCTTCATCAAACACTAACTgaggagataaaaacagaagctgatGGAGAGGACTGTGGAGGATCAGAACCAGACAGGAACTCACATCCAGATACACATTTACTACCTGATACTGATGACAAGACTTCAGACTCTTTAAAGACTGAGACTGAAGACAGTGATGAATGGAAGGAGACCAGTGAACCTCAGTCAGATTTAAAGTCTCCTGTGAGTTTTAATACTAGAAAGAAATTATTTAGCTGCTCAGAGTGTGGTAAGAAATTTAGCCAAAAAGGACACATGGTCATACACCTGAGAATGCACACAGGTGAGAAACCATTCAGCTGCTCAGTTTGTGGTAAAAGACTAGTATGTAAAGGATCTCTAAGTAGACATATGCtaattcacactggagagaaaccaTTCAGCTGCTCACTTTGTGGTAAATCTTTTACTCAGTCAGGTCTGGAGTACCACCTGAAAactcacacaggagagaaacccTTTAGTTGCTCAATTTGTGGCAAGAAATTTCTATGCAAAGGGTCTCTCAGAAAACACAAGAGAATTCACACAGTAGAAAAATCATTTAGTTGTTCAGTTTGTGCTAAAAGATTCAATCGGAAGGTGACTTTGCAGCTACACATGAGAATCCACACAGGAGAGGAAACATTTAGCTGCTCTGAATGTGGTAAACAATTCGCcttcaaacgatacctgcagaGACACTTAAGAatccacacaggagagaaaccaTTTAGCTGctccttttgttgttttaggTTTAATAAAAAGGCAAATCTGCAGAGACACATGAGAATTCACTCAAGAGAAACTGTTTAA